From Candidatus Binatia bacterium, the proteins below share one genomic window:
- the purM gene encoding phosphoribosylformylglycinamidine cyclo-ligase — protein sequence MPVTYRDAGVSIAAGDRVTAAAQAAARATVRPEVVAGVGGFGALFRIPRGYRRPLLVASTDGVGTKLRIALMMKRHDTIGIDLVAMNVNDILTLGAEPVAFLDYYVTDKLRPQVAAAVLKGIARGCRLAGCSLIGGETAEHPGCFIPGEYDLAGFTVGVVEADAVIDGRRIVPGDVVIGLPSSGLHSNGYSLVRRLCFEKGRLSLRARPEELSVPLGEELLRPTRIYVPVVRQLPPRLIKGMAHITGGGITGNLPRILPKGCAARIRLGTWPVPGIFDLLQRLGSVQRDEMFQTFNMGIGFILVVGKRQADAVMDGLKRQRERAYIIGEVVRAGRGSRQRVVLEGSI from the coding sequence GTGCCTGTCACGTATCGCGATGCGGGGGTGAGCATTGCTGCCGGCGATCGCGTCACCGCGGCGGCGCAGGCCGCGGCCCGAGCCACGGTGCGCCCGGAGGTGGTCGCGGGCGTCGGCGGATTCGGCGCGCTGTTTCGTATTCCGCGCGGTTATCGGCGGCCGTTGTTGGTAGCCTCTACCGACGGCGTGGGGACCAAGCTGCGGATCGCGCTGATGATGAAGCGCCACGACACCATCGGCATCGATCTGGTGGCCATGAACGTCAACGACATCCTGACGCTCGGCGCGGAGCCGGTGGCCTTTCTCGACTACTACGTGACCGACAAGCTGCGGCCGCAGGTCGCCGCCGCCGTGTTGAAGGGTATTGCCCGCGGCTGCCGGCTGGCGGGATGTAGCCTGATCGGGGGGGAAACGGCAGAGCACCCGGGCTGCTTCATCCCGGGTGAGTACGACCTGGCCGGGTTCACCGTCGGCGTCGTCGAAGCGGACGCGGTCATCGACGGTCGGCGCATTGTCCCCGGTGATGTCGTCATCGGGTTGCCGTCGAGCGGCCTGCACAGCAACGGCTACTCGCTGGTTCGCCGTTTGTGTTTCGAGAAGGGGCGCCTGTCGCTCCGGGCTCGGCCGGAGGAGCTGAGCGTGCCGTTGGGCGAGGAGCTGCTGCGGCCGACACGGATCTACGTGCCGGTGGTGCGCCAACTCCCGCCGCGCCTGATCAAGGGCATGGCGCACATCACCGGCGGCGGCATCACCGGCAATTTGCCGCGCATCCTTCCCAAGGGCTGCGCGGCGCGTATTCGCCTCGGCACCTGGCCGGTTCCCGGCATCTTCGATTTGCTCCAGCGCCTCGGATCGGTGCAGCGGGACGAGATGTTCCAGACCTTCAACATGGGCATCGGGTTCATCCTGGTCGTCGGCAAACGCCAGGCGGATGCGGTCATGGATGGGCTCAAACGGCAGCGCGAGCGCGCCTACATCATCGGCGAGGTCGTGCGCGCCGGGCGCGGATCGCGGCAACGCGTGGTCTTGGAAGGTTCGATTTGA